The Deltaproteobacteria bacterium genome window below encodes:
- a CDS encoding tetratricopeptide repeat protein: protein ATDATRRETKSSLYGLAFLCFVMAVLSKPVAVALPGIMVLFEISRQKAGSRWVLRRALLFVPMLAGSLVAIYVLLGAMVESGGIYPYRGGSFLYNLFLVFRLFLLNIKLMTLTVNYSPVYVLLLPDTISWLSSSAFVLLNLGLLGLAVYMFKKTRAVFFAVFWFYITILPSSNIIPISTVLADRYVYLPSFAYCLILALGFERLWSARSRKLSEDFFPALSVMVLILLLAGYSYMTVIQNRIWKDSFTLWSETLARDPKNTVAMNGLGVLYLENGTNDKALEVLEGAAEINPSDPLIRNNLGIAYERIGEYEKSEEQYQRALSLSPGHYEARINLSNLYAKRGDFQKAIRTLRLLVEERPGDAFLYFRLGVVCEEAGRFDEAIGSYMRSMELRPHIINPYENLGRLFLDKLNDPDRAVYFLKKGIEMAPNSRRREKIEALVKAVESGSDW from the coding sequence AGCCACAGATGCGACGAGAAGGGAAACGAAATCGAGCTTGTACGGCCTTGCTTTCCTCTGTTTTGTAATGGCGGTTTTGTCAAAGCCGGTGGCTGTGGCTCTTCCAGGTATCATGGTGCTCTTTGAAATCTCACGGCAAAAGGCCGGATCGCGCTGGGTCTTGAGGAGAGCACTGCTCTTTGTGCCCATGCTTGCCGGCTCGCTTGTAGCCATCTATGTTCTCTTGGGGGCTATGGTCGAGTCAGGCGGAATCTATCCGTACAGGGGTGGGAGTTTCTTGTACAATCTGTTTCTCGTCTTTCGCCTTTTCCTGCTGAACATCAAGTTGATGACCCTGACCGTCAACTATTCTCCTGTCTATGTGCTACTCCTACCAGATACCATTTCGTGGCTCTCTTCCTCGGCCTTTGTCTTACTAAACCTCGGGTTGCTAGGATTGGCCGTCTACATGTTCAAGAAAACCAGAGCGGTCTTCTTCGCCGTTTTCTGGTTCTATATTACGATCCTCCCCTCTTCAAACATCATTCCCATCAGCACGGTCCTTGCAGATCGGTATGTGTATCTGCCGTCTTTCGCGTACTGTTTGATTCTGGCCCTTGGCTTTGAAAGGCTCTGGTCGGCCCGATCAAGGAAACTCTCGGAGGATTTTTTCCCGGCCTTGAGTGTCATGGTTCTGATCCTTCTATTGGCGGGATATTCTTACATGACGGTGATACAGAACCGGATATGGAAGGATTCCTTCACCCTGTGGTCTGAGACTCTCGCCAGGGACCCGAAAAATACGGTTGCCATGAACGGGCTGGGAGTCCTGTATCTCGAGAACGGAACGAACGACAAAGCCCTTGAGGTCTTGGAGGGGGCAGCAGAGATCAACCCGTCGGATCCCCTCATCCGTAACAACCTCGGGATAGCCTACGAGAGAATCGGTGAGTACGAAAAAAGCGAAGAGCAGTATCAGAGGGCTCTATCCCTGAGTCCCGGCCATTATGAAGCACGCATAAACCTCAGCAACCTCTATGCGAAAAGGGGGGACTTTCAGAAGGCGATACGCACACTGAGACTGCTCGTGGAGGAGCGCCCTGGAGACGCCTTCCTATACTTCCGCCTTGGAGTCGTCTGTGAAGAAGCCGGGCGCTTTGATGAGGCCATTGGCAGCTACATGAGATCAATGGAGTTGAGACCCCATATCATCAATCCCTATGAGAATCTGGGGCGGCTCTTCCTGGACAAGCTCAACGATCCCGATCGTGCGGTCTATTTCCTCAAAAAGGGGATTGAAATGGCCCCGAATTCCAGAAGGAGAGAAAAAATCGAGGCCTTGGTCAAAGCCGTTGAATCCGGCTCCGATTGGTAG
- a CDS encoding sulfotransferase: MFVAVGNAPSSGSTLLADLVDSLPFAVCGPETRLFAVRGYFDDFKRMKRRGFFSSRSPVVYEMRQQFLVSRLASYGFDRTGVGECLRRSGSLHEFCDLFFQRFAGFRGKRCTVFFEKTPENIHCARLFLDYFEEGFFIHVVRNPLYVYKSLLRRGFLPYIAAGTWLIDEAAVCGLSEHPRFFTIRYEELVKKPFETVVGLLRRIGMDFDPERLAELYRTNEYRRRFETRIESWSFKEFGRIGDANMTKVALEDLRALGSMMNAKVGTRYAREFSLPEVSFRDLVRANGYSFKSPDEGPSIPALGSPLSRDGASFRFLVKKSLLDLMYRDCGIRNIRNYLRPIETVSG; this comes from the coding sequence GTGTTTGTTGCCGTTGGAAACGCTCCAAGTTCAGGAAGCACACTGCTGGCCGATCTGGTGGACAGTCTGCCCTTTGCGGTCTGCGGCCCGGAAACCAGGCTCTTTGCCGTAAGAGGGTACTTCGATGACTTCAAGCGAATGAAACGGAGGGGTTTCTTCTCTTCACGGTCCCCTGTTGTTTATGAAATGCGACAGCAGTTTCTCGTCTCAAGACTCGCAAGCTACGGGTTCGATCGCACCGGCGTGGGCGAATGCCTCAGGCGGTCCGGTTCTCTCCATGAGTTCTGCGACCTTTTTTTCCAGAGGTTCGCCGGCTTTAGGGGAAAAAGATGTACGGTCTTCTTTGAAAAGACCCCTGAGAATATCCATTGTGCCAGGTTGTTTCTAGACTATTTTGAGGAGGGGTTCTTCATACATGTCGTAAGGAATCCCCTATACGTTTACAAGTCACTGTTGAGGAGGGGCTTCCTCCCGTATATAGCCGCCGGCACGTGGCTCATAGATGAGGCCGCCGTTTGCGGACTGAGTGAACACCCGAGGTTCTTCACGATCCGGTACGAAGAACTCGTCAAGAAACCGTTCGAGACCGTGGTCGGGCTGCTGAGAAGAATCGGGATGGACTTCGACCCGGAACGACTTGCCGAGCTGTACAGGACCAACGAATACAGGAGGCGCTTCGAGACCCGGATTGAATCCTGGTCCTTCAAGGAATTTGGAAGAATCGGGGATGCAAACATGACGAAGGTGGCCTTGGAGGATTTGAGAGCCCTCGGTTCGATGATGAATGCGAAAGTGGGCACGCGATATGCAAGAGAGTTTTCTCTGCCGGAAGTCTCATTTCGAGACCTTGTCCGAGCCAATGGCTACTCTTTCAAGAGTCCTGATGAAGGGCCGTCCATTCCAGCCCTTGGATCCCCGTTGTCACGGGACGGAGCTTCATTCAGGTTTTTGGTGAAGAAATCCCTCTTGGATCTCATGTATCGGGACTGTGGCATAAGGAACATCCGCAACTATCTGAGACCGATCGAGACCGTTTCGGGCTGA
- the wecB gene encoding UDP-N-acetylglucosamine 2-epimerase (non-hydrolyzing), translating to MAKIINVVGARPNFMKIAAIIREMEKIPRMDWLLVHTGQHYDVEMSDAFFRELTIPKPDINLEVGSGTHARQTGQIMAAFEEVCLKEKPDLVLVVGDVNSTLACALVASKLHIPVAHVEAGLRSFDRKMPEEINRVVTDILSNFLFTTCREADENLLREGVDPKKIFLVGDVMIDTLYANLSRIRAMHIWRRMGFKKREYAVLTLHRPSNVEEKPVLGEIVTALEEVSRHLPIVFPIHPRTSAAVRRFGFQGSFKFIDGDDPGPLRYSDGGSSRGPGIWCCHPLGYLEFLNLVLHSRFVMTDSGGIQEETTVLDIPCLTLRETTERPVTISQGTNTLLGHDTRRIVAEVKKIMGGEGKHCKRPPLWDGKAAERIVAILAKEFNISH from the coding sequence ATGGCTAAAATTATAAACGTTGTCGGCGCACGTCCGAATTTCATGAAAATCGCCGCCATTATCCGGGAGATGGAAAAGATCCCGAGAATGGACTGGCTCCTCGTCCACACCGGCCAGCATTACGACGTGGAGATGTCTGACGCCTTTTTTCGGGAACTGACAATTCCCAAGCCGGACATCAATCTGGAGGTGGGTTCTGGAACCCACGCACGTCAGACAGGCCAGATCATGGCGGCTTTTGAGGAGGTATGCCTCAAAGAGAAACCCGACCTGGTCCTTGTGGTAGGAGATGTCAACTCGACCCTTGCCTGTGCCCTTGTGGCTTCAAAATTGCACATTCCCGTAGCCCATGTGGAAGCCGGTTTGAGAAGCTTCGACCGGAAGATGCCCGAGGAGATCAACCGGGTAGTTACCGATATTCTTTCGAATTTTCTCTTTACAACCTGTAGAGAGGCCGATGAGAACCTCCTCCGGGAGGGCGTGGACCCGAAGAAGATCTTCCTGGTAGGAGACGTGATGATCGACACCCTCTACGCCAACCTTTCGAGGATACGGGCCATGCATATATGGCGCCGCATGGGCTTCAAGAAGAGAGAATACGCCGTTCTGACTCTCCACCGGCCTTCGAATGTCGAAGAAAAGCCCGTGCTGGGGGAGATAGTCACGGCCCTAGAGGAGGTCTCACGGCACCTTCCGATTGTCTTTCCGATTCATCCGAGAACGAGTGCGGCTGTCAGGCGTTTCGGCTTTCAGGGTTCTTTCAAATTCATTGACGGGGACGATCCTGGTCCATTACGTTACAGTGATGGGGGATCTTCAAGGGGTCCGGGAATCTGGTGTTGCCACCCTTTGGGCTATCTTGAGTTTCTAAATCTGGTTTTGCATTCCAGGTTCGTGATGACCGACTCGGGTGGCATACAGGAGGAGACGACTGTACTCGACATCCCCTGTCTGACCCTCAGAGAGACCACGGAGCGTCCCGTCACGATCAGCCAGGGTACCAATACACTCCTCGGACATGACACCCGTCGAATCGTCGCGGAGGTCAAGAAGATCATGGGAGGGGAGGGAAAACACTGCAAGCGCCCTCCACTCTGGGATGGAAAAGCCGCCGAGAGGATCGTCGCGATTCTGGCGAAGGAGTTTAACATTTCACATTGA
- a CDS encoding four helix bundle protein: MQRRRDEELADRFLDFSVRIVKLVDGLPKTSVGKHIGRQILSSGTSPGANYEEARGSESNADFIHKLSIVLKELKESRYWLQVIQRTFPASNEKIESLKDECEQLIAIIAKSISMARKRK; the protein is encoded by the coding sequence ATGCAACGACGTAGAGATGAAGAGCTGGCAGACCGTTTCTTGGACTTTTCGGTGAGAATCGTCAAGTTGGTTGATGGCCTTCCGAAAACGTCTGTAGGGAAGCACATCGGTCGTCAAATCCTGTCAAGTGGGACTTCGCCTGGAGCGAACTATGAAGAAGCGCGAGGGTCCGAATCGAATGCAGATTTCATCCACAAGCTGAGTATCGTCCTCAAGGAGTTGAAGGAATCACGGTATTGGTTGCAAGTTATTCAGAGAACCTTTCCAGCTTCAAACGAGAAGATTGAATCACTGAAAGACGAATGTGAACAGCTCATTGCAATTATTGCTAAAAGCATCTCTATGGCCCGCAAGCGGAAATGA